The proteins below are encoded in one region of Anaerolineae bacterium:
- a CDS encoding helicase SNF2, with translation MTTSKASVVRRFSSRRQRLDHSFLSPRLKGAQQYDRIAGYFSSSLLELVGEELETVTGKIRVVCNSDLHPQDVRTAKAAQMAIRRAWTSSRPENLLQGEGETRIRERFSHLYQLLSSGKLEVKVLPDQVFGLVHGKAGVITLADGSQTCFVGSANESKSAWRLNYEIVWEDSSPEAVVWVQEEFNALWGDCRARPLAEGVIQDLKRLAHRRVIYLVDDWLTGDGAETDPAAAIVETPVYRDEVGLWEHQKYFVKLVFDAHQGPTKRARFVLADQVGLGKTLQLAMSAQLIALTGTRPILVVCPKTLLWQWQAEMRDLLAMPSAVWNGRCWVDEQGYKHPAIGPEGILKCPRRVGIVSSGLISHGAETAQNLLRLKYDCAILDEAHRARRQNLGQNRSYVSVDPNNLLRFMYDLAERSRSVLLATATPVQLRPIEAWDLLDILSRGDESVLGNAQSKWRRGGRALELVMGQADLPTDEIERWEWTRNPFPPKEEHRDFFTLRRSLAVPDRQSILPGSYLTKLSRPDRNRFNRLFPRLVADHNPIIRRIVRRTRQQLEETIDPETGEPLLKRIEVELLGEGPNEAIPLPGYLREAYDLAEEFCQSLGRGSGLLKTLLLRRVGSSIYAGLTTAQKLLGGDTDFDSEEDDETDDVAGAASSLAAQLNSTQQQLLESCVANLRQYLEQEQDPKYAVVLDCLQRRGWLERGCIIFSQYRDSIQWLAEQLTQEFPEEPIALYSGPTTSGIMRNGQWQPTARETLKQMVRRGEIRLMLGTDAASEGLNLQSLSTLINLDLPWNPTRLEQRKGRIQRIGQINDTVYIFNMRYQDSVEDRVHELLSSRLHDIYHLFGQLPDVLEDAWVAIALGEKEHAQKIIEAVPEMHPFELRYTDVENVEWETCEQVLDAGEKWRVLSEGWG, from the coding sequence AGAACTAGAAACCGTTACCGGCAAAATTCGGGTTGTTTGCAACTCTGATTTACACCCCCAAGATGTAAGAACCGCCAAAGCCGCGCAGATGGCTATCCGCCGGGCCTGGACAAGTTCCCGCCCGGAAAATTTGCTTCAAGGTGAAGGCGAAACGCGCATCCGCGAGCGTTTTAGCCACCTCTATCAACTGTTGAGCAGTGGCAAGTTGGAAGTCAAAGTTTTGCCCGACCAGGTCTTTGGCCTGGTTCACGGCAAAGCCGGGGTCATCACCCTGGCCGATGGTTCGCAAACCTGCTTTGTGGGCAGTGCCAATGAGTCGAAATCGGCCTGGCGGCTCAACTATGAGATTGTTTGGGAAGACTCCTCGCCCGAGGCCGTCGTCTGGGTGCAGGAGGAATTCAACGCGCTGTGGGGCGACTGCCGGGCACGCCCCCTGGCCGAAGGAGTTATTCAAGACCTCAAACGGCTGGCTCATCGCCGCGTTATCTACCTGGTTGATGATTGGCTGACCGGCGACGGGGCAGAGACCGATCCGGCAGCGGCCATCGTAGAAACGCCGGTTTACCGGGACGAGGTTGGATTGTGGGAGCATCAAAAATATTTTGTTAAACTGGTGTTTGATGCCCATCAAGGCCCCACCAAACGTGCCCGCTTTGTGCTGGCCGATCAGGTTGGCTTGGGCAAAACCCTGCAACTGGCTATGTCGGCCCAACTGATCGCCCTCACGGGTACCCGTCCTATTTTAGTGGTGTGTCCCAAAACTCTGCTATGGCAATGGCAGGCCGAAATGCGTGATTTGCTGGCTATGCCTTCAGCGGTATGGAATGGACGTTGCTGGGTGGATGAACAAGGTTACAAACATCCGGCCATCGGCCCGGAAGGTATCCTCAAATGTCCACGCCGGGTTGGCATCGTCTCCAGCGGTCTGATTAGTCACGGCGCTGAGACGGCTCAAAACTTGCTCCGGCTCAAATATGATTGCGCCATTCTTGATGAAGCCCATCGTGCCCGTCGCCAAAATCTGGGCCAAAATCGGAGCTACGTATCCGTTGATCCCAACAATCTGCTCCGATTCATGTATGATCTGGCCGAACGCAGCCGGAGCGTCCTGCTGGCTACAGCCACCCCGGTTCAGCTACGCCCTATTGAGGCGTGGGATTTGCTCGACATCCTCAGTCGAGGTGATGAGTCCGTATTAGGTAATGCGCAAAGCAAATGGCGACGCGGCGGACGAGCCCTTGAGTTAGTAATGGGGCAAGCTGATCTACCTACCGACGAAATTGAGCGGTGGGAATGGACACGCAATCCTTTTCCACCCAAAGAGGAACATCGCGATTTTTTCACGTTGCGGAGAAGTTTGGCCGTGCCGGATAGGCAATCTATCTTGCCCGGCAGTTACCTAACCAAACTCTCTCGTCCGGATCGCAACCGTTTTAATCGTTTGTTTCCGCGCCTGGTTGCAGATCACAATCCCATTATCCGCCGCATTGTGCGTCGCACTCGCCAACAACTTGAAGAGACTATTGATCCGGAAACCGGCGAGCCACTGTTGAAACGAATTGAGGTTGAACTACTGGGTGAAGGTCCAAACGAAGCCATCCCTCTACCGGGCTATCTACGGGAAGCCTATGATCTAGCCGAAGAGTTCTGCCAAAGCCTGGGGCGGGGTTCTGGTTTGCTAAAAACTCTGTTGCTGCGGCGGGTAGGTAGTTCTATTTATGCGGGTTTGACCACCGCCCAAAAACTACTGGGCGGCGACACCGATTTTGATAGTGAAGAAGATGACGAAACTGACGATGTGGCTGGGGCAGCTAGTAGCCTGGCAGCACAGCTAAATTCTACCCAGCAGCAACTTTTAGAGAGTTGTGTTGCCAATCTAAGGCAATATCTGGAACAAGAACAAGACCCCAAATATGCGGTCGTACTTGATTGCCTGCAACGTCGCGGCTGGCTGGAGCGGGGCTGTATTATCTTTAGCCAGTATCGTGACTCCATCCAATGGTTGGCCGAACAACTTACCCAGGAATTTCCCGAAGAACCCATTGCCCTTTATTCCGGCCCTACCACCTCCGGCATTATGCGTAATGGGCAATGGCAGCCTACTGCCCGCGAAACGCTCAAACAAATGGTGCGGCGCGGCGAAATACGACTGATGCTCGGCACCGATGCGGCCTCGGAGGGACTGAACTTGCAGAGTTTGAGCACGCTCATTAACCTGGACTTGCCCTGGAATCCCACGCGGTTGGAGCAGCGCAAAGGCCGCATCCAGCGTATTGGGCAAATCAATGATACCGTTTACATTTTCAATATGCGTTATCAGGACTCGGTGGAAGATCGGGTTCACGAATTGCTCTCCAGCCGGTTACACGACATCTACCACCTGTTTGGGCAACTGCCAGATGTGTTGGAAGACGCCTGGGTGGCCATAGCTCTCGGCGAAAAAGAACACGCCCAAAAGATTATCGAGGCTGTGCCGGAAATGCACCCCTTTGAACTGCGCTACACCGATGTTGAAAATGTCGAATGGGAAACCTGCGAGCAGGTATTGGATGCCGGAGAGAAGTGGCGGGTGTTGAGTGAGGGGTGGGGGTAG
- a CDS encoding AAA family ATPase, whose protein sequence is MRLKLVKISNYRNLDGVEITFSPKLNFLIGENNLGKSNFLNLLNTLFTKRGFSYDDFSDPDEAIEIEFTLILEDVELGVFEDLFNPENENQIDILAVQETPEGSLEFWHQETSTKISVTSVRAINYIHYDSLRNPSSELNFDRNRGVGKFLNFLIQRSLEDEEEADLDFVDKDRLNGLISSVNDVLQKLKSFRDFSINATLEEEANNLLSRLILLTDGEGRELNQSGYGVQFLSTVSLAILGRLLTLSDVRWRNVIFENEETGENYISLLLGLDEPEIHQHPYMQRSLIKYLSQIISNNEADFLKVIKHVFDVDGFVGQCIVVSHSPNVLLNDFTEIVRFYKCNNRISVKSGTNIVLDEQKRAHLLKNFPFVKEAFFSRCVIIVEGDSEIAALPLFAGKMDISDLDDLGISIIQAGGIKSVLPLMKLLENFGINSVGVIDSDDATEIPANTFDIFVTTERDFEAELVTTLLDNNKETLLIKILEDYDTLGQNRFLKSKILNECKQKYSITPSNFSTGQTLANISLTDTNNRKVWYLTWFIINKGILLGRTVGELLGKDDIPMIYQNAIKKAIELTQNNS, encoded by the coding sequence GTGAGACTTAAACTCGTAAAAATATCTAATTACCGGAATTTGGATGGGGTTGAAATAACCTTTAGCCCAAAGCTCAACTTTCTAATTGGCGAGAATAATCTGGGAAAATCCAATTTCCTTAATTTATTGAATACGCTTTTTACCAAACGTGGATTTAGCTATGATGATTTTTCTGATCCAGATGAGGCAATAGAAATTGAATTTACACTGATTCTTGAAGATGTAGAATTAGGAGTATTCGAGGATCTGTTTAATCCCGAAAATGAAAACCAGATAGATATTCTCGCAGTTCAAGAAACGCCGGAGGGATCTTTGGAGTTCTGGCATCAAGAAACCAGTACCAAGATTTCAGTAACCAGTGTAAGAGCCATCAACTATATTCACTATGACTCGTTGAGAAACCCATCTTCGGAGTTAAATTTTGATCGGAATCGAGGTGTTGGAAAGTTCCTTAATTTTCTCATCCAGAGGAGTCTTGAGGATGAAGAAGAAGCAGATTTAGATTTCGTTGACAAAGATAGATTAAACGGTCTCATCAGTTCGGTGAACGACGTCCTACAAAAATTGAAGTCTTTTAGAGATTTCTCAATAAACGCCACTTTAGAAGAGGAAGCGAATAATCTTTTATCAAGACTCATTCTATTAACCGATGGTGAAGGAAGAGAATTAAACCAATCCGGTTATGGAGTTCAATTCTTGTCAACAGTTTCACTCGCAATACTGGGAAGATTACTAACTCTGAGCGATGTTCGCTGGAGGAACGTGATTTTCGAAAATGAAGAAACTGGAGAGAACTATATTTCTCTATTGCTTGGTCTTGACGAACCTGAAATACACCAGCATCCGTATATGCAAAGATCTTTGATAAAGTATCTGAGTCAGATTATTTCCAACAATGAGGCTGATTTCCTTAAGGTCATTAAACATGTTTTTGATGTGGACGGATTCGTCGGCCAGTGTATCGTTGTATCGCATTCCCCAAACGTATTACTGAATGATTTCACAGAAATAGTAAGATTTTATAAATGTAACAATCGCATTTCAGTTAAGAGTGGAACGAATATCGTTCTTGATGAGCAAAAAAGGGCCCATCTTCTAAAAAATTTTCCCTTTGTTAAGGAGGCATTTTTTTCTCGCTGCGTAATAATTGTTGAAGGCGATAGTGAAATTGCGGCCTTGCCTTTATTTGCAGGAAAAATGGATATTTCTGACTTGGACGATCTTGGCATTAGTATTATTCAGGCTGGTGGGATCAAGTCAGTATTGCCACTGATGAAACTATTAGAAAACTTTGGGATTAATAGTGTGGGAGTAATTGATAGTGATGATGCTACCGAAATTCCTGCAAACACGTTCGATATTTTTGTAACAACTGAGCGTGATTTTGAGGCTGAGCTTGTCACCACTCTTTTGGACAATAATAAAGAGACCCTTTTGATAAAAATCTTGGAAGATTATGATACTTTGGGCCAGAACCGTTTTCTAAAATCAAAAATTTTGAATGAGTGCAAACAAAAATATAGCATTACCCCCTCTAATTTCTCGACCGGCCAAACATTAGCTAACATTTCTCTGACAGACACCAACAACCGTAAAGTATGGTATTTAACCTGGTTTATTATCAACAAAGGGATACTTTTAGGGAGAACTGTTGGTGAACTTCTAGGTAAAGA